In Lasioglossum baleicum chromosome 1, iyLasBale1, whole genome shotgun sequence, the genomic window CATATTAGGGattcgctgtacatacataggCACACCTGGTCCATGGAAATTTCATTACTTCAGAAGCATCTTCTGGTTGGGATTTCTGGTCGAGTCTGGACATATTTTCCTGATTCTGCGCCTCTTCTCCGGAACTGCGTACTCCTTCAGGGTAACTCGAACATAAACCAAATATAAATGAaactaatataaaatataactaatataaaccaaataaatttttacaaaccttggCTTGCGCGGACACTGCTCGTTATTTCGTATTAATCTTGCAGTCCATTCATATGCGGGGGAGTCACATGTCCTTGTAGTCAGGTTGCAGAGCTGGAGAGCCCAGATAACACAGAGACATCTTGAAGACGTCTTAAATGCGTATGCTGTCGGACATTCAAGGTATCTTACGGACGTCTTGAATGTCCTCCGAACGTATTCCGAACGGCCTACGAAAGTCTTCTCAACGGCTTTGTTACTAAACCGTACGTTCTAAAAACGTCCCAAAAATATCCATTAAACGTCTAAAAAACGTCTAATCAACATTCTTGGAATGTTTTTAAAACGTACGGTATTGTAACACAGACCGTTGAGAAAACTTTCGTAGGCCGTTTGGAATACGTTTTTAGATGTCTAATGGACATTCTTGGGATGTTTTTAAAACGTAAGGTATATGTAACACAAGCCGTTGAGAAAACTTTCATAGGCCGTTTGGAatacgttcgtaggacattcaaGATATCTTGCAGGtccaaaaatattaattaaatataattaatatatatacatatatatatatttgattgGTCATGTGAAAAAAAGAGACTGGAAGGGTCCCAGTCCCTTTTCGCATGACcaatatcatatatatatacagggtgtctcaaaattaggtccggagccgaaaatgggaggttcctgagatcatttcaagcgacattttcctttgaaaaaatgtccgcggctttgttaacgagttattaacgaaaaacacggaccaatcagagcgcgagctagacgcgtgcagcccggcgcgccggcagccgagtgtcggtggcacgccgcgatgtcgtaacgaacaaaagtttctcgatgatgtgaatcctcaccaatttcaataagctttggatatgttgtcaataccatgattctgaacaacatttcccttcacagtttctgtcgatcggctttagtttacgacattattgtaaaaatttgtaattgtaaatcgatcgatgtactatttcctatccgatttcgataatctttggatatgttgtcaataccatgattctgaacaacatttccctttacagtttctgtcgatcggcttgagtttacgatattattgtaaaaatttgtaattgtaaatcgatcgatgtactatttcctatccgatttcgataagctttggatatgttgtcaataccatgattctgaacaacatttccctttacagtttctgtcgatcggctttagtttacgatattattgtaaaaatttgtaattgtaaatcgatcgatgtacatactatttcctcgccgatgtcgatgagcttcatttcaaaggaaaaagatatttaaaacatcgaatttataacatatttcaaagtcatcgaaatcggtgaggacccacatcatcggcaactttacccgaacgatagaagaagcacaaacttattgaattaaaaactcacttattcagccgtaaatcggtgttttcgagaatcatatgattctcgaaaaatcaatatctccttgggaacgatttcatttgttttaaacgacgccttcatcgaatacattgtacgctgggagagcacagtttcgcgcggcatcgcgaagagcatcgaactctttccgcgtcggagtaagtaatttcgttcgatatcgatacgagttataaaagtgtgctacgagttcaacaattatgtaaaagtgtggtggttgtatgtggtagtcaaatggatttacggctgaataagtgagtttttgattcaataagtttgtgcttcttctatcgttcgggtaaagttgccgatgatgtgggtcctcaccgatttcgatgactttgaaatatgttataaattcgatgttttaaatatctttttcctttgaaatgaaactcatcgacatcggcgaggagatagtatgtacatcgatcgatttacaattacaaatttttacaataatatcgtaaactaaagccgatcgacaaaaaccgtcaagggaaatgttgttcagaatcatggtcttgacaacatatccaaagcttatcgaaatcggacaggaaatagtacatcgattgatttacaattacaaatttttacaataatatcgtaaactaaagccgatcggcagaaactgtaaagggaaatgttgttcagaatcatggtattgacaacatatccaaaaattatcgaaatcggataggaaatagtacatcgatcgatttacaattacaaatttttacaataatatcgtaaactaaagccgatcgacagaaactgtaaagggaaatgttgttcagaattatggtattgacaacatatccaaagattatcgaaatcggataggaaatagtacatcgatcgatttacaattacaaatttttacaataatgtcgtaaactaaagccgattgacagaaactgtaaagggaaatgttgttcagaatcatggtattgacaacatatccaaagcttatcgaaataggcgaggattcacatcatcgagaaacttttgttcgttacgacatcgcggcgtgccaccgacactcggctgccggcgcgccgggctgcacgcgtctagctcgcgctctgattggtccgtgtttttcgttaataactcgttaacgaagccgcggacgacattttttcaaaggaaaatgtcgcttgaaatgatctcaggaacctcccattttcggctccggacctaattttgagacaccctgtatatatacatatatatacacaggACATTTAATTATAGGAAATATATATGTGGTTTATTAACAATGAAaactattataaataacaataaaatctAAAGGTTTTTATTTAATCTGGCCGCAATTCTGTCCGCCGCCCTTTTGAGCCACATTTGTATGGCAATCTCGGCTTCTCGTCTTGTTGCACAGACGCGTACCTTTTCTGCAGCACCTTGAATAAAATTTCTTATTCtgttaatttgtacatgaatcatcacttttataataacactaaAATAAGGGCGATACTTACATATTACGAGGTTGGCGATATTTAATGTACTAAAGGGCTTCTTCCCCTTTCTGCCCAACCAGCTATATGTCAACGCCAAATTATTCGTAATTAGCGTCGACAGAACTCTTTTTACAAATTGGTAAACGTTCTCGCCgccaattttgtataattcctgaaCCTAAATTAAGAAGTTATTAATATTACATTCTGTTAACTATATCAAAATGAAAGATCAATTTCAGGTATCAATAAATTTTACTTACGCCATCTTGAAATTGTTCGCCGCTATTTAAGATATTCTCAAAAGTAGAGAACTCCTCGTCCGTGTTGAGCGGAAACTTTAGCGGCGAAAATCTCTGTAAAAATGGGACCCTCTCTCTATGGTCTTCTCCAGCGGCTATCTTGTTCCCCGCTTCTTTTAATTGACGCACTTCTTCTTTTAAATCCTTTACCTCTTGAAGTACATCGGTGAGGAGAGCTCTGAAGAGATGCCCTTGTTGTTCTATGTTCTTCATAGATTGTAGTAATGTCTCCAGGCCCTCCTTACTGTGTCCAGCTTCTTGGTTTCCTATTAATTGTTTATTACAAATTATATTTGTTAAAGTAAATTTACTTATTATCTCTAAAACATTTTCCTTAACTTACGAACAATAGATTGCTCCGCCATATCCAGCGACTCCTCGTTGTCGGCATGCGAATAATGTGagtctgaaaataaaatatattttgattaAAAACATTTACTAATTACAGAAAGTGAATCATGTATAACTATCGACATCCTCACTGATGGCCTCATGGTGTTGTTGCCTCCTCCTCTCTCCCCCTATATTTGCCAATAACGATGGGGATCCGACATCCTCGTTGATGGCAGTGactgaaaatgaaatatattttcatgaaaaaagatttactaattacagtaatatttaatgtttaatatGTAGGGTGCTTTTGTTTGTATTTACATACCAATCTTACTGTTAGTCCTCTGTCTTGGGGGAGAAGGAAGGACAGAGAGAGTACAATCAGACGACGATTCGTCGTCATTGTTGAACCGTGGTGGTCGCGAAATTCTCCTCTTTTTCAGGGCACCCGTCTGGTCAATCTCTGACTCGAGGTCGCTGGTATCTTCAGCCGCCTTCGCCTTCCTCCTCGCTTTCGCGTAATCGTCTAAAAGcattgtataattattattttaattgtgtACATGTACGGCAGGTACGTCAAACACGCAGCCCGTCGACAAGTAGTTTGGggcccgaccaaaaactttgaCACTGATGATGACAATTTATATATGTTCTccgctccaaattcacccttctgcaagtgaatttcacctttctgtaaatcaatttcacccttttacaaatcaattgcacccttctgcaaatcaattttatccatttaagaatatttaaaattaattatttatttatttcgattaaattatatatttatttagacacacgtgtATTCACGTACGTCAACTGTGTCATTACTCTGCGAGGGAAGACTCAATCTCTATCTCTATATATCTCTATATCTATatttctatctctatctctatttataataaaatcgtgtctgtctgtctgtatgtatgtacttaTGTATGTTTGTAACGGCATCACTTGAGAGCGGCTCAATGTAGAAAGCTGGGGCTTGAACcattagacgcggcgtttcttcgggaaggtttaggaacaaaccgcattcaaaaaagtctattggttcaaaagttgtgacgttattagtgaaaaaagtcaactttttcgctctcttttgggcacgtttctgcttataacttttgatcaaatggactttttcgaatgcggtttGCTCTAATACCTTCTCGAAGATACGCCGCGTCTAACGTTTCAAACCGAAGCTTTTTACGTTCTACCGTTCTCAATTGATGCCGTCACAAACAGCCCAAATACGACTTCTTCGCACACtattgggcacgtttctgctcaAGATGAACAGATGTACGGTGTACACATATAACTATTTCAATTTACCGAAATTGCTATGGTTAAAAAGTTTCACTGAAAAGTGATCCCACGTTGTTCGAGGTGTTTCCgtgttttttattgcattaagcaATTTTGACTTCTTTAGCGGTGGCCAGTAACACTTATGGCCTTCTAGCCAGTTACTTGGCACCGCTTCCACAGTTCCATCCTTGACAAACTGAACAACAGTCCATGTTCTCCTGCTGTCTTTCAAATAGTGTGCCGCCTCCATTGTATGTGTATTACCTAAGAATTGTAAAGTTCGGTAAAATTTAGAGacgaatttaaacaaataattacgatataaatacaattaattaaagAGAGGAATTAAATAAAGGATCTTGCATCAACCATCTAACAAAACACACGTCTTTTCTCTTCGATCCCTCACCACATCCCTTTATCTTCCGTTTACTGCAATTTTCGGTAACGgaacaggcacagataaaaaatttaaaatcgtgatctttactttttcaaaaaacaattatttgtacattagctagtaaagtaatccttctaacgtctcaaaaaaactcaagctgttgggtcgaattttgaaaaagttattcggttttagaaggtgtacgaatgctttgtacacccactgtgtaaatatatatttatatatgtacactGTATATACTTACGCGCAACTTCGGcccacagcaacagcaacagcggcAGCAATCGCAAAGCAATATCttcagcaacagcaacagcttcCAGCAGCAACCGGAGAAAttgtatctttaaaaaaatgtacgaaAATTAATGAAAGTTTTAGTAGAGATCACGGTTTAGaacgtgtactaaaatacacgtgtaaatacacgtggtacgtgaaccgtgtacatagtacgaatttaaggatccgtgaaAACGTGTACACGGATCTGTCTgcacggatccttaaattcgtactatGTACACgattcacgtaccacgtgtatttaTATAGACGAGAATTGGGGATCTCTAAGTTTTATCAATGAAACAAACGTAGTAGAAGGGcataagcaaaaacactaactcgaacaaataacacCAATGCTAATACTCACTGTTAGATTATGGGTATGTATATAAGTAAAAACTACACTGTTTAAAATGATTTCTGGAGAATACTGGAGGCGCGTCTTTATACTTCGATGGAAACGCAGGAATGACGAACGCTCAGATCAGAAACAAAAGAGCAACAATCCTATATGAACAACTGAGGATCGAGGGTCCCATGCCGCGGAAATATATGCTATACGTGCTGTTGCTCTTCTGTTTTTGATCTGAGCGTTTGCCATTCCTGCGTTTCTATCGAAGTATAAAGACGCGCCTCCAGTGTTCTCCAGAAATCATTTTAAACAGTGTGGTGTTTACTTATATACATACCCATAATCTAACAGTGAGTATTAGCATTGgtgttatttgttcgagttagtgtttttgcttatgCTCTGCTTCTACTACATATTGTTTAATAGCTaaagtttttattaattttcgtaaattttttTAAGGATTCAGTTTTTCCGGTTGCTGCTGGaagttgttgctgttgctgttgcgcttactgttgctgttgctgttgcgtaACATCTTACTTCGTCACACTATTATTGACAAAATGACAGCAAAACGGAAAATGCAGAAATATTATATGCGTGCTAAGAGGTTCTCACTTGCTTCGAATCCATCTTTACATCAGGGAACCTCTACCTCCACCTCTAATTTCGTTTATTCAGATTttgttaataatattgataGTGAAGTTTTCGTAGAAAACATTCAACCTGAAATACCGAATTCCAGTAACAATTCCGCAGAAAGTCTTGCAAATGAAAGTTTTAATGTTCTGCTAGCAGAGTGGGCTATAAAGCGCAATATATCTCATTGTGCAATTAACGATCTGCTTTCTCTTTTAAAAATGCCAATTACGAATAATTTACCTTCAGATGCTAGGACTCTTTTAAGGACCTGTAGAAATGTAGAAACAAAACAGGTAGACCCGGGAGAATATTATCACTTTGGTTTACAAAATACAATATTGaatttaattgaaaatgtagACATTTCTTCAATCGACAACAACATTATTCCAGTCAACATTAATGTAGATGGTTTACCATtggctaaaagttctaaaagtCAGGTTTATCCCATTCTGTGTAGCATTGCGGGTGATAAAAATGTTGGTATGGTTGGTATATACCATGGTAACGATAAGCCTGCAGATCCCAACCTTTTCTTAAGTGATTTTGTCCAGGATACAGTGCAAATAGCCAACAACGGATTTTTAATTAAGGGGAAATTGTATTAtttggaaattaaaaatttcatatgCGATGCTGTTGCCAAGGCACAAATTAAATGTATAAAAGGTCATACGGGATACTTTTCGTGCACTAAGTGCAAGGCTGAAGGAGCTTTAAAACAAAGTAGAATGTGTTTCCCTGATGTAAAGGatatccgtttgagaacagaCGCTGAGTTCAGATCGCAAAGTCAGATAGAGCATCATGCTGGCTCatcaattttaatgaatatcCCGGGAATTAATATGGTCGATTCATTCCCTTTGGACTATATGCATCTAGTTTGCTTGGGTGTTACGAGGAAATTAGTTGTTAATTTGTGGTGTTGTGGTGAACCTAAgacaaaaatatcaaatttaaaaatttcaaatatttcaaatgcacTTATTCAGCAGACCAAAAATATTCCGGCAGAATTTAATAGAAAACCTCGCACCTTGGCCGAGGTCAAAAGATGGAAAGCAACCGAATTtcgtcaatttctattttacaccGGCCCAATAGTTTTATTAGGTAATATCAGTAAaagtagatattttaattttctcacTTTGCATGCAGCAATGACCATATTATCAACATCCAGACATTTTAATCTCATTGATTACGCGTCAGAATTAATGACATACTTTGTCACTTGTTTTAAAGAGCTGTACGGTGAAAAACACATCACGCATAATGTCCATAATCTTCTGCACATAACACAGGACGTTAGGATTAATGGACCGGTAGATAATTTTAGCGCTTtccaatttgaaaattttttgcaaACAATATTACACTGTATCAGAAAAAACGATAAACCATTACAACAAATAGTTAAACGATACACCGAAAAATGTAATCTTGCTGCAGGAAaagtgaaaaatattaaatatccaATTTTTGAGAAGCAACATTCAGAAGGTCCGTTAATAGGAGATTATGAAGTATCCaaacagtataaaataattatttacagtaatttcatattaaaaattactGAGCCTGACAACTGCTGCTGCCTAAACGACGGTAGCATAATTCTCTTAAAGAATGTCATAATCGCAAATAACGTATGTCAAGCAGTTGCTAGAAAGTTTTCgattttaaaagatttttatgAGAGGCCGTGCAAATCTTCACAATTGGGCATTTTTCTAGTAGAACAGTATAACTTGGGGCCCttacaaattttcaatattaaagataTAGCCTACAAGTGTGTAAAACTAGAAATCGacgaaaaatttgtaattttcccaTTACTCCATTCGAATTGCTAAAAATTCTACATTTGTTCAATTAATttgatcaatttcaatttaaacaatttcattGTATGTATAAACCGAGAATGCCACACAGTACAACATTATTCTGTACcatatagatcgatagagtatcaaattctgagtataaaagtgttgaccttcatatgtcctaaacctaatagttaacgcgaCACAGCACGTAATGGTCGCAGCATCCTGTAAAGCTCTTCAAAAACAGCACTTTCGGTaagttataattattatacgcCATAAATGTACAATTGAAATAATAACTGTTTAATGTTTCTAGACGATTACATGAAGGCCAGAAGTAAGGCCCGAAAAGCGGAGGACACAATAAGCGTCTGCTGTGGGAGGTAGAACGACCTCGACGGAAAAGGTCAAGCACGACATCGTTCAGCATGGACGTCAACGTCGACTCGCCCGAGGAGGAAACTATTCTCAGAACTCCTCCATACATAAATATAAGACAGAGGAACATGGGTATGTAAATCCAAAATAAGGAAGCACTGATCTATATAAACCATTCTTCTGTAATTTGTGTCTTTTcaatcaaaatatattttattttcagtcaCTCATCACCACGGCAACGGCGAGGAGTCGCTGCAGGGAGAAAGCAGCACTACATAATaagcaacttcaacttcaactttaacTTTCATTGTCTCATAAATGCGAGTACATCATTAGGACAGCATTAGTGTGTCAGAGTTTGGCCAATCTAATCCGAATGTGTTTCCGTCTACTCGTGACGATCAAACTACCCGAGTAGTTAAACGTCTCAAGAATAGCgcttcaatatttttttttctatttgtacacccgtaaAGTAGCGTAAactcttcattgaaagtcgagAGATTTCAAGGAGCActttgcgttcttaaacagtctctgtAGAACAGCGTTTGTTTATTGGCGATTctcaagtgttttaaggaaaattatgtaaattcgttcagatttaattttactatcatctaaattaatatacagttattaatatttgaacatttccaatcattctgtaagtttttttacgattacaaaactttattgacgattttgtcAAGTATGCTTCAATACATTAAATATCGCCAACCTCGTAATATGTAAGTATCGCCCTTATTttagtgttattataaaagatgattcatgtacaaattaacagaataagaaatttttattcaaggtGCTGCAGAAAAGGGACGCGTTGTTGCAACGAGACGAGACACTGAGATCGCCATTCAAATGTGGCTCAAAAGGGCGGCGGACAGGATAGCGGCTgcactaaataaaaaattgtaatttttaatgttattttCTGACTTTTTTTTCCTTTAAAAAGGTTTTTGCGATTCTAATAAACCATATATTGTGCGAGTTGATTTATATATATCATCTTGTTCTAGTTgttcttatttttataataaataatatataaacgaAAAGCGTGCGTTAAGTTAATATGAATTATTTTTTCCATCCTCTTTTTATGTGGATTATTCTCCTTTTAATAAAGCTTTTCCTTCTTTAATAAACCACATATATTGTGCGAGTTgatcttatatatatatttacattatacatatttccTATAATTAAACTTTCTTATTAAATGTCATTTGTCATGCGAAAAGGAACTGGGACCCTTCCAGTCTATTATTTTCACACGACCAatcacatatatatgtatatttttaattatcctTTTAGACCTGTAATACTCCCCAAAAAAATGTCTTATTTTGGACGTAAAACAAACTTCCTGAAAAAGACGTTTTCAAAATGTCTTATTTTGGACGTAAAACGAACTTCCTTAGAAAGACGTTTTCAAAATGCCTTATTTTGGACGTAAAACGAACTTCCTTAAAAAGACGTTTTCAAAATGTCTTATTTTGGACGTAAAACGAACGTCCTGAAAAAGACGTTTTCAAAACGTTTTTAAGACGGTCTTCAAGGACGTAGGACGTTCAGACCTCAAATGGACGTGAAATGGACATCTTGAGGACGTCCTGTGCTATCTGGGAGAatactattttaaatagtaaataataaataatcctatttattttaaagtatatgtacaatttcgaaaataaaatgatttatttgaggcagtaatttttgcaaatagtatttgaaaatagtattttattttaggaatattgaaaatatttggactttgtctttatattttcaatttcaattttaaatagtattgctgaaaataatggttcgcattcgAGAAACATACACTGTATGCTTATCAACTAGCCTCAGTAGGcacaagaaatacaatattctattttgtgtttcagattattgaaatagaaatattttattttgtggttccgattgttaaaatggaaatattttattttcgaaactgTATATCTTatgaaaaatactattttctttaagcaaaataaggtcgaaagtattaaatagtatttgaaatatttgtttcgccaaataatgcccacctctgtcaGGTTGGTAGTTGAGGACGGCtcggcgccgcacagtggaacctttcgtccaaatcggagacaaaatcaaagaactttcgatagaaatgaggtagagcgatgaaatttttttaaaattaaagctgaaacttggcagaatatgggaaaataggaagattatggtacgaacgttttataaccttgagaaaattcgttgaacaatttgttcacaaaaatcgatttcttgtaaaatcctgaggtcgtagacaaattttgagaccagatttaaaatcagcgtgaaaaaatctacaggaaatgatgTATGGCAtgttacaaaaaattttttttctacccGTGGTATTgcaaaaaccacaattttcgtgACATTGTGCAAGGTTGAcgatttttttcaaggttaaaaaatgttcgtaccataatctccctatttttcccatattctgccaagtttcagctataatttaaaaaaatttcagctctctatctcatttctatcggaagttctttgattttgtctccgaaatGGACGAAAagttccactgtgcgccgtcgccGTTTTCGTCACCGGGGTAAACGTGGTCATCCTCGTAGTCGCGGCCTGTCCAACATCCGCGAGCATCGGCTCCGGCGAGGGCGTCGCGGAGGGTTCGCTTGACGATTGAAGTGCCCGCGCACCCGCTGCTTTGCCTCTTCAAGCGCTGCCTTCCCCGCCGCCGCGAAATCCGTTGTCGTTGGTACCAGGTTGACCGGATCGTAGTCTCTGTAACATTCAtgtgataaataaatatattaatcgaTGAATTAATAATTAGATTCAACTGAATAAAAGATGTACAATGCTTACCGTGGATGGCCCTCATTATCCGTCTGTAGTACAGTAGGCGAGTCCCACGGATACCCGACCACGTGCGCAACGTCACGACAGTGCCGCGATTCTTCCAGTTATTCCGCTGTTGGCTGTGGAAaatttgtacattaatattaatt contains:
- the LOC143212198 gene encoding uncharacterized protein LOC143212198, encoding MLLDDYAKARRKAKAAEDTSDLESEIDQTGALKKRRISRPPRFNNDDESSSDCTLSVLPSPPRQRTNSKIVTAINEDVGSPSLLANIGGERRRQQHHEAINSHYSHADNEESLDMAEQSIVRNQEAGHSKEGLETLLQSMKNIEQQGHLFRALLTDVLQEVKDLKEEVRQLKEAGNKIAAGEDHRERVPFLQRFSPLKFPLNTDEEFSTFENILNSGEQFQDGVQELYKIGGENVYQFVKRVLSTLITNNLALTYSWLGRKGKKPFSTLNIANLVICAAEKVRVCATRREAEIAIQMWLKRAADRIAARLNKNL